In one window of Bradyrhizobium sp. AZCC 1721 DNA:
- a CDS encoding (2Fe-2S)-binding protein: MPEPDNRHVVTLEINGTRKTVVVEARRLLVHLIREDLGLTGTHVGCDTSQCGACTVEIDGQAVKSCTVLAVMADGASITTIEGVTGIGAELSPVQAAFHEHHALQCGFCTPGMVMSVRQLLKDQPDPSEADIRHGLAGNICRCTGYHNIVRAVESLASKGDQP, from the coding sequence ATGCCAGAGCCCGACAACCGTCACGTCGTGACGCTGGAGATCAACGGCACGCGCAAGACCGTCGTCGTCGAGGCGCGAAGGTTGCTGGTCCATCTGATCAGGGAGGATCTTGGCCTCACCGGCACGCATGTCGGCTGCGATACTTCGCAGTGCGGCGCCTGTACCGTCGAGATCGACGGACAAGCGGTAAAATCCTGCACCGTGCTGGCCGTTATGGCAGACGGTGCGTCGATCACGACGATCGAGGGCGTGACCGGCATAGGCGCCGAACTCAGCCCTGTTCAGGCGGCATTCCACGAGCATCACGCGCTGCAATGCGGCTTCTGCACGCCGGGCATGGTGATGAGCGTGCGCCAGCTATTGAAGGATCAGCCCGATCCGAGCGAGGCCGACATCCGCCACGGCCTTGCCGGCAACATCTGCCGCTGCACCGGCTATCACAACATCGTCCGCGCCGTCGAAAGTCTCGCATCGAAGGGCGACCAGCCATGA
- a CDS encoding winged helix-turn-helix transcriptional regulator — MRSKSFEGMACSIAGVLDAVGDRWAILILRDLSLGLSKYEDLRKSTGVTHATLSDRLKHLEQNELIERRLYQSGPDRYEYLLTRKGREVILVIQALAQVGDKWAITGNAGPPLKFINKNSGRPVKLALVDDKSGELVRLRDVRPQAGPGADDLVRWRLAKFDQG; from the coding sequence ATGCGCTCGAAGAGCTTTGAGGGAATGGCCTGCTCGATTGCCGGCGTGCTCGACGCGGTCGGTGACCGCTGGGCCATTCTGATCCTGCGCGATCTGTCGCTCGGGTTGAGCAAATACGAGGATCTGAGGAAGTCGACTGGCGTTACTCACGCCACGCTGTCCGACCGGCTCAAGCATTTAGAGCAAAACGAACTCATCGAACGGCGGCTGTATCAGAGCGGGCCCGATCGTTACGAGTACCTCCTTACCCGCAAGGGCAGGGAAGTCATCCTGGTCATCCAGGCGCTTGCCCAGGTGGGGGACAAGTGGGCGATCACGGGAAATGCCGGGCCGCCGCTCAAATTCATCAATAAGAACAGTGGCCGTCCGGTGAAGCTCGCGCTGGTCGATGACAAGTCGGGCGAATTGGTACGCTTACGGGACGTCCGGCCGCAGGCCGGCCCAGGCGCCGACGACCTGGTGAGGTGGCGACTGGCCAAGTTCGACCAAGGATGA